In Spinacia oleracea cultivar Varoflay chromosome 5, BTI_SOV_V1, whole genome shotgun sequence, a single window of DNA contains:
- the LOC130461610 gene encoding uncharacterized protein, which translates to MQGCATLPRPGCSGKYARVARPSPGSGAPPDGGVNYPRFHGKGRGKGKGSMMRFGTWNIGSLTGRLVEVVDVMRRRRINILWVGILIDRDYIDDVVDVSRKSDRIMSIKLVIGDEVVTIVSAYAPQAGLDASTRQEFWEDLEEVVQRVPRSEKMIIGGDLNGHVGSSRDGFESIHGGFGYGERNEAGNAILDFALAYDLGIMNTWFEKRESHLVSYRNRDNASQIDFFLVRNALRQCYTDCKKLYKKEKTTSGA; encoded by the exons ATGCAAGGGTGCGCTACACTTCCTAGGCCCGGGTGTAGTGGAAAATATGCAAGGGTTGCTAGGCCGTCTCCCGGAAGCGGCGCGCCACCCGATGGTGGTGTTAACTATCCAAGGTTTCATGGTAAGGGCAGGGGTAAGGGTAAGGGTAGTATGATGCGATTTGGGACTTGGAACATTGGCTCTTTGACAGGGAGATTAGTCGAAGTAGTAGATGTTATGAGAAGGAGGAGAATTAACATATTAT GGGTAGGTATCCTTATTGACAGAGATTATATTGATGATGTAGTGGACGTGTCCCGAAAGAGTGATCGAATTATGAGTATTAAGCTTGTGATAGGGGATGAGGTTGTAACTATTGTGAGTGCCTATGCACCACAAGCAGGACTAGATGCGTCAACTAGACAAGAATTTTGGGAGGATTTAGAAGAAGTGGTGCAACGTGTCCCTAGAAGTGAGAAAATGATCATTGGTGGGGATCTCAACGGACATGTAGGCTCGAGTCGCGATGGATTTGAAAGCATTCATGGTGGTTTTGGGTATGGGGAGCGGAATGAAGCGGGAAATGctattttggattttgcattGGCATATGACTTGGGTATAATGAACACTTGGTTTGAGAAAAGAGAATCTCACCTAGTAAGCTATAGGAATAGAGATAATGCGAGTCAGATTGACTTCTTTTTAGTAAGGAATGCTTTGAGACAGTGCTACACCGATTGTAAG AAGTTATATAAGAAAGAGAAGACCACTAGTGGAGCCTAG
- the LOC110804575 gene encoding mannosyl-oligosaccharide glucosidase GCS1 isoform X1, with translation MPAAVAKHMVVGSTNLTVISSLAKHMVADNSESHYAGFKTPHIHNLFDLVQVTLARQDQHDGLDQIENDDLVDIENHADVRETS, from the exons AT GCCTGCTGCTGTTGCAAAACATATGGTAGTAGGTAGCACTAATCTCACGGTGATATCATCTCTTGCAAAACATATGGTGGCA GACAATTCGGAAAGTCATTATGCCGGTTTTAAGACACCTCACATCCACAACTTGTTTGATCTCGTCCAAGTTACTCTTGCACGTCAG gATCAACATGATGGATTGGATCAGATAGAAAATGATGATTTAGTTGACATTGAGAATCATGCAGACGTAAGGGAAACCAGTTGA
- the LOC110804575 gene encoding mannosyl-oligosaccharide glucosidase GCS1 isoform X2: MVVGSTNLTVISSLAKHMVADNSESHYAGFKTPHIHNLFDLVQVTLARQDQHDGLDQIENDDLVDIENHADVRETS; this comes from the exons ATGGTAGTAGGTAGCACTAATCTCACGGTGATATCATCTCTTGCAAAACATATGGTGGCA GACAATTCGGAAAGTCATTATGCCGGTTTTAAGACACCTCACATCCACAACTTGTTTGATCTCGTCCAAGTTACTCTTGCACGTCAG gATCAACATGATGGATTGGATCAGATAGAAAATGATGATTTAGTTGACATTGAGAATCATGCAGACGTAAGGGAAACCAGTTGA